The nucleotide sequence TGAGATTATGAAGCCTATTATGATAGTCCTGTTTTCTAAAGTTTTATCTGCGCGCGGCTCCATAGATAGATGGGGTGGTGTGATTGAGCTTTTCTTCTATGCTGCTCTTCCAACGCTTCTTATAGCAAAGGAGCCAGATCTTGGAACTTCCGCTGTTATATTCTCTTTTTTCTTCTTTTATCTTTTCCTTTCAGTGTCACGTTTGAAGTTTTTCTTTACACCGCTTATGCTTTCCTTAGGAGCACTTCCAGTAATGTGGAGCTTTCTAAGAGATTATCAGAAGAGAAGACTCCTCGTTTTCCTGAACCCAAGCTACGATCCTTTGGGAGCAGGATATAATTTAGTTCAATCGAAGATATCACTTGGATCAGGTGGGGTCTTTGGAGCGGGTTTTCTTAAGGGACTTCAGCATAGACTTCGCTTTCTGCCGGAGCATCATACCGACTTTATCTTCTGCGTTTGGGGGGAAGAATTTGGTTTTATAGGAACCTCCTTTTTGCTTTTGATTTATTTGTTTGTAATATGGAGACTCTATCAGATAGCTCTTCTTTCTAAGGATAGAGAAGGCTTCTATATATGTGCAGGTGTCGCCTATCTCTTTTTTGTTCACGTTTTCGTAAATGTGGGAATGACTCTTGGGTTAACGCCTGTGAAAGGTTTGCCACTACCCTTTTTCAGCTATGGTGGAAGCTCTTCACTTGCAATGATGATATGTATAGGACTCGCTTTGAGCGTTTACAGATATAGGTTTTCGAAAGAGGATTTGGTATGAGCTGGTTGCCTCTTGTTTCAAGGCCCTCAAGATATATAGGAAGAGAGTGGAATATTCCTCTTAAAAATTGGAAAAATTCTGAGGTAAGAGTTTGCTTAGCATATCCGGACACATATGAGATAGGTATGTCCTATTTGGGATACAAAATACTTTACTGGATGCTAAACGGTGTGGAGTGGCTTTCAGCCGAGAGAGTCTTTACGCCGTGGATCGATGCTGAGGAGGAGATGAGAGCAAGAGGAGAGACTTTGAAATCTCTTGAAAGTTCTACTCCAGTTAGCGATTTCGATTTTCTCGCTATAACCATTCAGTATGAAATGAATGCCACTAACATTTTGACCCTCCTTGATCTAAGCGGACTTCCTCTGAGGGCAGAAGATAGAGATGATCGGCATCCCATAGTCATAGGAGGAGGACCTGGAGCTTTTATAGCTCAGGTTTTCTCTTCCTTTTTTGATTGTTTTATACTTGGTGATGGAGAAAATTCCTTTCTTACCCTACTTGAGACTTACAG is from Synergistota bacterium and encodes:
- the rodA gene encoding rod shape-determining protein RodA; the protein is MRFKGLELGLVFSIILLVFLGLLNLYSATFGEKGIFFYKQVIWIVLGGIACTIVVFYDYHRIVERSSYFYVLGLALLALVLFAGKGAGGARRWLSMLGFSLQPSEIMKPIMIVLFSKVLSARGSIDRWGGVIELFFYAALPTLLIAKEPDLGTSAVIFSFFFFYLFLSVSRLKFFFTPLMLSLGALPVMWSFLRDYQKRRLLVFLNPSYDPLGAGYNLVQSKISLGSGGVFGAGFLKGLQHRLRFLPEHHTDFIFCVWGEEFGFIGTSFLLLIYLFVIWRLYQIALLSKDREGFYICAGVAYLFFVHVFVNVGMTLGLTPVKGLPLPFFSYGGSSSLAMMICIGLALSVYRYRFSKEDLV